Proteins co-encoded in one Papaver somniferum cultivar HN1 chromosome 5, ASM357369v1, whole genome shotgun sequence genomic window:
- the LOC113278452 gene encoding histone H3.2 produces the protein MARTKQTARKSTGGKAPRKQLATKAARKSAPATGGVKKPHRFRPGTVALREIRKYQKSTELLIRKLPFQRLVREIAQDFKTDLRFQSSAVAALQEAAEAYLVGLFEDTNLCAIHAKRVTIMPKDIQLARRIRGERA, from the coding sequence ATGGCTCGTACTAAGCAAACCGCTCGGAAATCCACCGGAGGAAAAGCTCCAAGGAAGCAATTAGCAACAAAAGCAGCACGAAAATCGGCACCAGCAACCGGAGGAGTGAAGAAACCACACAGATTCAGGCCAGGAACTGTTGCTCTTCGAGAAATCAGAAAGTATCAAAAGAGTACTGAACTCCTGATCCGTAAACTTCCATTTCAGCGATTAGTTCGTGAAATCGCTCAAGATTTCAAAACTGATTTAAGGTTTCAGAGTTCGGCAGTTGCAGCATTACAAGAAGCAGCTGAAGCTTATCTTGTTGGTTTGTTTGAAGATACTAATCTATGTGCGATTCACGCTAAAAGGGTTACTATTATGCCTAAAGATATTCAACTTGCAAGGAGAATCAGAGGTGAACGTGCTTGA
- the LOC113278451 gene encoding probable 2-oxoglutarate/Fe(II)-dependent dioxygenase — protein MLPTIMRKPHLFTGIPLSLREALEEYALGLKKLTINILEQMDSNEMRELFSECCQAMRMNYYPPCPKAEQVLGFSPHSDADALMILLQLNETEGLQIRKDGKWLPVKPIHNAFVVNIRESVSNGVYRSIEHRAVVNSTKERLSVGKSTT, from the exons ATGTTACCAACTATAATGAGAAAGCCTCATTTATTCACAGGAATCCCGTTATCATTAAG GGAGGCTTTGGAAGAGTACGCTCTAGGATTAAAAAAGCTGACCATAAATATATTAGAACAAATGGATTCTAATGAGATGAGAGAATTATTCAGTGAATGTTGTCAAGCTATGCGAATGAATTACTATCCCCCTTGTCCTAAAGCTGAGCAGGTCCTAGGTTTCTCACCACACTCGGATGCGGATGCTTTGATGATTCTACTTCAGCTTAATGAAACAGAAGGCCTTCAGATCCGGAAAGATGGGAAATGGCTTCCAGTAAAACCCATCCACAATGCTTTTGTAGTCAACATCCGTGAG AGTGTGAGCAATGGTGTTTATCGCAGTATCGAACACAGGGCAGTTGTGAATTCAACAAAAGAGAGGCTTTCCGTTGGTAAATCCACTACATGA